AGAGAGTGATACGATTGAAGAGGTATACGAACCTTATCTGATTCAGTGCGGCATGTTATCAAGGACATCTAGAGGAAGGATTGCAACCGAGCTTTCGTATAGGCATCTTGGAATAAAATACCCTCTATCAAATCAGACGGATCTATTCAAAAATAAATGAGTTTACTGCATAAAAATGTAAAACAGAATGACCCTTTCCTCAAATAAAAAAATAAATCAACAGAGACTTATTAAATACTTCAGGTTGGTTTTCCCATATCTATTTATCGGGGTTCTAACATATTTTTATCTTTCATTTTATAAATACTATTTGCCGTCTCCAACTGAGGATGAAGGTGCTTTCCTTTATAGAGCTAATGATATCTTGCATCACATGGTTTTATACAAGGATATTGGTGCAATACTTTTACCAGGTAATTACTACTTTCTTGCATTCATATATAAAATATTCGGCTACAGCTTTGGTGTTACACGTGAATTGGTACTGATAATTGATACGATTATAAGCCTTTTATTGTTCCATCTCTCCAGTAAAATCATAGATAAATGGTTCTCAGTTATTCCACCTTTGTTGTTTGTACTTTACGGCTTTCCTGAAGTATTTGGTTATTACCATTATACAAATGGCATGCTTCTTCTGTTTACATCATTATTATTTTTTCTTTATTATCTTGATAATTATAACAATATCCTGTTATTGTTTACAGGCATATTTGTAGGCTTAACAACGCTATTTTTGCAGTCTGCGGGTTTTTATGCATTCATTGCCATTGTTTTTGTTATGTGGACAAGAAAGAATAGTGATAGAATAAAATCTATAGGTTTTTTTGTTTTAAGCTTATCGGTTATAATTCTTATTCCATTTATCTATCTTGCGTATAAGCATGCCTTCATATCTTTTATACAAGATGAACTTGTTGCTGCACGTATCTACAAAGGGTTGGTATCGTTTTCCATGCTTATGCTTTTTAAGTCTATGTTACCCGTATGGCATGAACAATCGATAATAATCGTATCAGTTTTTAGTATTATTGGTATAACGGGTATAATCTTGCTTGTCTTTAAGAAACACAAAACACCAGCCCAGACCGTTTTATTTATTGGAACAGGTGTATTATTTCTAAATACATGGCAGAGAATTATATTTGCACCGTTGTATCTCGTGTTTATAAACTCTGCAATGACAATGGTGTTTTTGATATGGCTTTTTAAAGTTTTACTTGATTATCTAAGAACGAAACTGTGGATAGTACTGTATAACGGGATAAATAGGCTTATAAGTATTGTCGCATTTGCCGCACTTGTGGGTATAGGTTTTAAATTTTATTCACGCATAAACTATATACAAAATAACGCTAATTGGTTTAATGTTAACGGCATAGAACTCTGGACATACAATAAGCAGAACGCAATGGATTTGGAGAGTTTTTCCATGCACGCTAAACGGATCATGGGTAACGAGCGGATGGTACTTGTTTATCCATATTCACCTATTCTTTATACATTACTAGATCTCGAAAGTCCGTCAAAATATGATGTCCTGATAAAGGTTGGTAACAGCAAGGGAACACCCAATGCTGTTTTGGAAGATACAATCAAGCATCTCAAGAATATTCCGGTAAGATTTATTATTACTTATGATTGGGCTCCAAACACATTTGAAACGACATCCAAAGAGCTTGGGATTAAATATGTTCCGAATAAACTTGATGAGTACATAATGCATCATTATGTCCCTGTATTCAGGAGGGGTGGTTTTGTTTTGATGGCATTAGAACAATAATCTTCCGGACAAGTTTAAAACCCGCACTGCAAAACTATTTAGGTTTTTGGATCAATTAAAACCCATTGTTATTTGAATTTATATAAAAATCCACCATTTGAGGTAGCATAAATGCCATCCTCCGTCACATCCGGAGGTGCCGACAATCCTGAAACTATTGGGAATAGATCTATTATTTTACCATCATCTTTATTAAGCAGCATCACACCTCTTTTTAAGCTATTCCCTACGCCTATTGCAATTAGGTTGTCATACAAAACAGGGCCAAACAGGTCTGCATTCTTGCTAATTAAAGTTTTCCATATCGTATCACCTGTCCTCATATCAAGCCTATAAATTTCTCCGTTTACTCTTATCAGATAAAGGCTGTCTGGAGTTGTATATAAACCGATCGGTCTTTTAAGATCATTTCGCTCCCATACCAGGTATCCATTTTTCCTATTAAGACAGAACAAACCATTATCGTAACTGCCAAATACAACTACTTTGCTATTGCCTGATGGTGCTGTTATAATATCCTGAAACCCTTTAGTCGTTGGCGGTTTTTTATCCCATACCACTGCGCCGGTATTTGCATTCAATGCAACCGCTTCACCATCCGAAAAACCTGTATAAACCATACCATCTGAAACATAAGGAGATGGTGTAGCATACACAGTCAGATTACCTGTAAGGTTTTTTATAGCATACTGCCAGTTAAGTGTACCTGTAGATGCGTCGAACGCGTATAGATTATCCATAGTTGTTTGAACAAATAACGTATTATTGTATATAACAGCTCTTGAAATGATTTCTTTTTGCGTATTGTAAGACCAGATTAAATGACCATTAGATTTGTTTAAAGTATAGATCATTCCGTTTAGTGTAGTAGCTATTAATATATTGTTATAGATACTTATGGACGTAGGTGAGCCATAAGTATGGTATTCCCATAGTAATTTTTTGTTTTCAATGTCCTGCGAAAGGATCAAACCGTTATATAAGCCCTGATATAGGATATTATCTTCTACAACGGGGCTACAGGGCTCTTCTTTACTTTTCATAAAGTTTAAATGAAAAACAAGTGTATTTGTAGGAACTATCCTGTAGAAAAACGCCATATTATGGGTTGGCTGCTTTGTGATTAATATGGCAGTTAAAGTCATTAATGTAGTGAGCATACAACTTATTTTTTATCCTTGTTTATTTCAGATTCTGCATAAGTCATTAGAGCCGTAAGCTGCTGATATGCAGCACTATTTATACTATATTTTTTTATACCTTGTTGTAATAGTGTTACGGCTTTATCCGGCTGATTCAATTGCAGCAAGCAATCGGTTGCATGCAAATAAGTAAGCTCCACTAAAGGATTATCTTCCTGATTGATCAATTCCTGTATAATGGGCATCGCGTCTTTGCAATCATGCTGTGCCATATAAGACTGAATAATTCCGTTCTTTGCAATAGAGATCAGGTATCTATTATTGCTACCCCACGTAGAAATAAACTCCTGATAATCACTAATTGCCTTGTCATAGTTGTTGAGAAGATACTCACAATTTCCTATATAAAACAATGCGATTTTTGATGTATTTAAAAAATTAAAATTATTTCTAAAGGCCTCAAAAGCATTTAATGCATTGTTTATATCATTTTTATTTTTCGTTTGTGTTGCAACATCGTACAGATGTAAACCATGAGAATAGGCAATACTACCTCTTTTTGTATAATCCTTGTAATAGTAAAACCCTATAGACGAAAATATGCCTATAAATATAAGGCTTATCGCTATTATTATAAGAAATGTTTTGTGTCCTGTCCCGGCAGCTATAATTCTTTCTGCAACTGTTAAGAACTCATCTTTTTGCTTAAGTTTTTTTCTTGTAAGTCTTTTTGCCATTTGACCTCCGAATGTTAAAATTGTTCACATACCAAGATAAGCTATCTTTATCCTTTTGTCTTCTTTTAAATGTCTTGATTCTCCTGCTAAAGTAATATTACCGAGTTCAAGCACATACGTCCTATGTGTAAAATCAAGTGCTATATTTGCATTCTGTTCAACGAGTAGAATTGAAACACCAAGATGGTTGATCTCGTCAATAGTTTTGAAGATTTTTGTAACCATAATTGGTGAAAGTCCAAGGGAAGGTTCATCAAGGAGCATCAATTTTGGTTTACCCATCAAACCTCTTGCAATTGCAAGCATCTGCTGTTCACCGCCGCTCAATGTTACTGCCATTTGTTTTCTTCTTTCTTTCAATAGAGGAAAAAACCTGTATATCTCTTCTACAGCTTCATTTAACTTTTTACGATCTTTTGATATAAGAAAACCGCCTATATAAATATTTTCTTCTACTGTTAGTTTTATAAAAATATGTCTTGCCTCCGGAATCAGCACAATACCTTTTTTAACGGCTTCGTATGTGTTTATGTGCGTAATGTCTTCTTTGTTGAATGTGATCTTGCCTTTTTTTTCTTTCGTTATCCCGACTATACTTGAAAGGGTTGTTGTTTTACCTGCACCGTTTGCTCCCAGAAGTGCTATCTTTTCTCCTTTTTCTATTTCTATATTTATACCATGCAAGACTTCTATATGATTATAACTTGTATATAAGTTCTCTATTTTAAGCATATTTTAAATCATATAGCATCATTATTTGTATAGTTCACAGGATTGGATGATTTCTTCTAATACTTTTTCAGGGTATCTGCTTTCTGTTACTGGCCTGCCAATAACGATATAATCAGCCCCCGATTCAAAAGCCATTCTTGGAGTTACGACACGTTTTTGATCATCTCTGCTGTTATTATCCATCCTTACACCTGGAACAACAATAACAGGTTTTCTGCCAAAACTCTCCCTTAATAATGATGTTTCCCGACCGGACGCAACAATACCATCTATACCCGTATTAACGGCCATTTTTGCAAGTCCGACTACCATATCTTTAATATCGCCGTTCATGCCTATTATAGACAATTGTGAATTCTCCATGCTTGTGAGTATTGTTACGGCAAACAGCATTGACCTTCCGCTATTTACTTCTACCGCCCTTTTCAGCATCTCTTCCCCACCCATTGCATGCAGCGTTATCATCCTTACTCCAAGATTTATAGCCTGTTCAACTGCTTTGCTTACCGTGTTTGGAATATCAAAATATTTTAAATCGAGAAACACATCTTTACCCATGTCAATTATCTCTCTTACGGGTATAGGTCCATGCGCTGTAAATGGAATACTGCCGAGCTTGTATGTTGAGATATACTTTGATGTTGCCTCAACTATTGTCCTGATCCTGTCTATCGATGTTTCGTCTATTGCCAATATGATCTTTTTTGCATAATCCATGCTAAGCCCCTTGCTGTATAGCCTTTATCTCTTTATGTAATTCCTCAAATGTCTCTGATGTCGTAAGATTTTTTGCCATAAAAATCAGATAATTTAAAAACTCATTCAAACCTTCAAGCATATATTGAGAGAGCATAAGCTCCGCCACACCAACAACCTTACTTAAGGAATCTGTTTCTGTAAGTTTCATAGAGTCAAGATTCATAACAAGCTTTACTTCGTCAAGTTCGCCATCCTCTGATATGCCTACGTTCTCATACAGCTTTTTAAGCCTTTCAGATGATTCTGATACAAAGTTATCAAGTAATTCATTATGCGCAAACCCAGGATTGGTGGTTTTAATTGTTGCAAACAGCTTTTCAAACATCTTATTGTATTTCCTTATGAGGCTTATAATTTTTATTGTTGTTTCATCAAATGTCTGTTCTTTCTTTTGGGTGCCGGCAACCTCTACAAAACCGGCGTTTAAAAGTGTGTACAGGATTTTATATGTATTAAACCTGCCAAGCTGGCTGTACCTCACAACATCAGCTACGCTTGCCTCTCCGTTTATTCCCTCTATTATTGATTTCATGCTTTGAGTTAATTCTATGTTCGGCAGCCTGCTTGATAGCCTTATCATTGTTTCATCGGATGGAACCCTCTCTATTATGAGTTTCCATTCATCAAGTCTCCTGTAGCCTTCCATAAGCATATTCTGTGTATTCAATGAAAATCTTATCAGATCATCTTCTGGGATTAAGCCTTCAAGAAAAAAAAACTCACCCGATGTAATGCCAAAAATACTATAGACAATCTCTTCAATCTGGTATTTAACACCCCACCATAAATTCTTCGGCAATATGAGTTCATTTTTTAATAAAATTGAACCGAACCTTGCTCCCATGACCATCGCTTTTTCAGCTTCTTCCCACTGTTCTTTAGAAAGCTTACCGGTTTTATAAAGCAGATAACCAAGTCTTTCTTCGGGTTGATTGGATGATGCAAACACGATCTCGCCTTTCATAAAGTAAACACCTTTGATTTTATCAGCCGAATTTATAACAAGCATACCTGTTTTTTGCAGCATATTTATTATAGAAAACACATCAGCAGAACTGAGATAGACAAGATTACCCATAAAAACGGGCTTTAAATCCTTATCGTCTTTATGATCGGATACGTTTTTGAGCAGTATAAATGTTTTACCAAAGCTTATAACATTCAGTCGTGATGTATTCTCAAAGTCAAACTCCGACTTCTTTTTAACAAACTCATCAAAATTTGTATCGTGTAAAACCTTTATGAGCTCTTCAAGATTATACTTTTTTGTCATTTTTTATGCAAGTGTAGATATTATATTCTCAAGTTCTGTGGTTTGCTCTTTTGAGAGATAATTTTTCATTTCAAACAGTTCAAAGTGTATAAGCTCTTTAATAAAATGAACTGCATCTTCATAAGGTGAGAGGTTTTGTGATGCCTTATAAACTTTGAGTATCACTTCAGTATTAAAACAGCCTTTTTCATTTAATTTACAGTCCTTAAACATGCCTCCCGATGATCTTACATATTCTGCAACGCTGATCTTAAAATTTACATCGGGCGCTTTTTGCTGCATGATTTCTGCAATACTTGTCATTATCGTATTCGTTAAATTGATAAGCTCATTAAATTTTTGAGTTTCTGTTTTTGACTCGGTTTTAAGAACCGGTTTTTTAATCCCCAATTTGCCCGTATAAACGAGCGGTATTAGAGCTTCTATTAGTAAAGGAACTTTCAAATCGGTTTTCTCTGCAAGTGAGTCGACAGCTATGCTGTTGGAAACCATCATCTGTTTTAATATTACCTTTTCTATGTCGGTGGGTTTGGAAAAACTGTTTATAGAATTTAGATAAATCACGCTATCGTATAAAAGGTTAACATTTAATTGATCGTGTACCTCTCTTATGTATTGAAAAAGATTATCTACCATATTTGTATCAGGCTTTATCATATTGCCGGAATCTATGTTCGTTTGTATTACATGAAACCAGCCGTCCTGAGGTAATATATAACTGCCCCATATCTCAAATATCTGTCTCCTTACACCAATCCACAGATCCTTTGGCGTTATATATTTGCTCTCTACAAGCACCTTGCCAAGCCTTCTTGTGGCTGTGATTTCTTTTGAAGCCTTCTCAAGCCCTTCTATCGTTAATTTCCCAATCCGGCACAATGTTTCTCCAAGCCTTTCATCTTTTAAACTGGATCTGGCAAAATAGAGTTCCCCGTCTTTTACATAGACAACCTTTTGGGCATCAGCCCGATCGCACAGTATAATGCCGGTAAAAGATATTGAATATAACCTTTCTGCTGTTCCAATTAAAGTTACAGGCTCGATCTGTGAAGACTGGATAAGTATTGCATTGTCAATGTCACCTATGTATGACCTTAATTGATCCTTATCTATGTTAAATGAAATCACATTGCTCGGTATATATGTCATAATTTACCTCGTAACACTAATTAATCATAACCCACATTACTGTAGACCTGCTGTATCTGTTATCGTAACTGTAAGAGTTTGTCTATCACTATTTGATTGCTTTATTCACAAATACGGGGATAACATTCAAGGGGGCAGGGTAATTTTTAAGAGTTGCCGGCCCTGTGAATGTTCCGCTTGTAAAGTAATCAGTCCATGTCCCTGAGGGCAGGTATACATCCCTGGATGTTGAACCTGCTGTAAATACGGGGCATACAAGATAC
This genomic interval from Deltaproteobacteria bacterium contains the following:
- a CDS encoding glycosyltransferase family 39 protein, which gives rise to MVLYKDIGAILLPGNYYFLAFIYKIFGYSFGVTRELVLIIDTIISLLLFHLSSKIIDKWFSVIPPLLFVLYGFPEVFGYYHYTNGMLLLFTSLLFFLYYLDNYNNILLLFTGIFVGLTTLFLQSAGFYAFIAIVFVMWTRKNSDRIKSIGFFVLSLSVIILIPFIYLAYKHAFISFIQDELVAARIYKGLVSFSMLMLFKSMLPVWHEQSIIIVSVFSIIGITGIILLVFKKHKTPAQTVLFIGTGVLFLNTWQRIIFAPLYLVFINSAMTMVFLIWLFKVLLDYLRTKLWIVLYNGINRLISIVAFAALVGIGFKFYSRINYIQNNANWFNVNGIELWTYNKQNAMDLESFSMHAKRIMGNERMVLVYPYSPILYTLLDLESPSKYDVLIKVGNSKGTPNAVLEDTIKHLKNIPVRFIITYDWAPNTFETTSKELGIKYVPNKLDEYIMHHYVPVFRRGGFVLMALEQ
- a CDS encoding PQQ-binding-like beta-propeller repeat protein, translating into MAFFYRIVPTNTLVFHLNFMKSKEEPCSPVVEDNILYQGLYNGLILSQDIENKKLLWEYHTYGSPTSISIYNNILIATTLNGMIYTLNKSNGHLIWSYNTQKEIISRAVIYNNTLFVQTTMDNLYAFDASTGTLNWQYAIKNLTGNLTVYATPSPYVSDGMVYTGFSDGEAVALNANTGAVVWDKKPPTTKGFQDIITAPSGNSKVVVFGSYDNGLFCLNRKNGYLVWERNDLKRPIGLYTTPDSLYLIRVNGEIYRLDMRTGDTIWKTLISKNADLFGPVLYDNLIAIGVGNSLKRGVMLLNKDDGKIIDLFPIVSGLSAPPDVTEDGIYATSNGGFLYKFK
- a CDS encoding tetratricopeptide repeat protein, which gives rise to MAKRLTRKKLKQKDEFLTVAERIIAAGTGHKTFLIIIAISLIFIGIFSSIGFYYYKDYTKRGSIAYSHGLHLYDVATQTKNKNDINNALNAFEAFRNNFNFLNTSKIALFYIGNCEYLLNNYDKAISDYQEFISTWGSNNRYLISIAKNGIIQSYMAQHDCKDAMPIIQELINQEDNPLVELTYLHATDCLLQLNQPDKAVTLLQQGIKKYSINSAAYQQLTALMTYAESEINKDKK
- a CDS encoding ABC transporter ATP-binding protein translates to MLKIENLYTSYNHIEVLHGINIEIEKGEKIALLGANGAGKTTTLSSIVGITKEKKGKITFNKEDITHINTYEAVKKGIVLIPEARHIFIKLTVEENIYIGGFLISKDRKKLNEAVEEIYRFFPLLKERRKQMAVTLSGGEQQMLAIARGLMGKPKLMLLDEPSLGLSPIMVTKIFKTIDEINHLGVSILLVEQNANIALDFTHRTYVLELGNITLAGESRHLKEDKRIKIAYLGM
- the pyrF gene encoding orotidine-5'-phosphate decarboxylase codes for the protein MDYAKKIILAIDETSIDRIRTIVEATSKYISTYKLGSIPFTAHGPIPVREIIDMGKDVFLDLKYFDIPNTVSKAVEQAINLGVRMITLHAMGGEEMLKRAVEVNSGRSMLFAVTILTSMENSQLSIIGMNGDIKDMVVGLAKMAVNTGIDGIVASGRETSLLRESFGRKPVIVVPGVRMDNNSRDDQKRVVTPRMAFESGADYIVIGRPVTESRYPEKVLEEIIQSCELYK
- a CDS encoding DUF4388 domain-containing protein, coding for MTKKYNLEELIKVLHDTNFDEFVKKKSEFDFENTSRLNVISFGKTFILLKNVSDHKDDKDLKPVFMGNLVYLSSADVFSIINMLQKTGMLVINSADKIKGVYFMKGEIVFASSNQPEERLGYLLYKTGKLSKEQWEEAEKAMVMGARFGSILLKNELILPKNLWWGVKYQIEEIVYSIFGITSGEFFFLEGLIPEDDLIRFSLNTQNMLMEGYRRLDEWKLIIERVPSDETMIRLSSRLPNIELTQSMKSIIEGINGEASVADVVRYSQLGRFNTYKILYTLLNAGFVEVAGTQKKEQTFDETTIKIISLIRKYNKMFEKLFATIKTTNPGFAHNELLDNFVSESSERLKKLYENVGISEDGELDEVKLVMNLDSMKLTETDSLSKVVGVAELMLSQYMLEGLNEFLNYLIFMAKNLTTSETFEELHKEIKAIQQGA